The following coding sequences lie in one Cronobacter universalis NCTC 9529 genomic window:
- the mtnN gene encoding 5'-methylthioadenosine/S-adenosylhomocysteine nucleosidase — protein sequence MKAGIIGAMEEEVTLLRDKIDNRQTLTIAGCEIYTGTLNGVDVALLKSGIGKVSAAMGATLLLEHCKPDVIINTGSAGGLAPSLKVGDIVVSDEVRYHDADVTAFGYEYGQMAGCPAAFKADENLIAAAQETIEKLNLHAVRGLVVSGDAFINGSVNLAKIRHNFPQAIAVEMEATAIGHVCHNFGVPFVVVRAISDVADQQSHLSFEEFLAVAAKQSSLMVETLLTSLNRG from the coding sequence ATGAAAGCAGGCATTATTGGCGCAATGGAAGAAGAAGTGACGCTGCTGCGTGACAAAATCGACAACCGCCAGACCCTGACTATCGCCGGCTGCGAAATTTACACCGGCACCCTCAACGGCGTGGATGTGGCGCTGCTGAAATCGGGCATCGGTAAAGTTTCCGCCGCGATGGGCGCGACGCTGCTGCTGGAGCACTGCAAACCTGACGTGATTATCAATACCGGCTCGGCGGGCGGTCTCGCGCCGTCGCTGAAAGTGGGCGACATCGTAGTCTCCGACGAAGTGCGCTACCACGACGCCGACGTCACCGCGTTCGGTTACGAATATGGCCAGATGGCGGGCTGCCCGGCGGCGTTCAAGGCCGATGAAAACCTGATCGCGGCGGCGCAGGAAACCATCGAAAAACTGAATCTGCACGCGGTGCGCGGGCTGGTGGTCAGCGGCGACGCCTTTATCAACGGCTCCGTGAACCTTGCTAAAATCCGCCACAACTTCCCTCAGGCGATTGCCGTAGAAATGGAAGCGACCGCCATTGGTCACGTCTGCCATAACTTCGGCGTGCCGTTTGTCGTCGTGCGCGCTATCTCTGACGTCGCGGATCAGCAGTCGCACCTGAGCTTTGAAGAGTTCCTGGCGGTG
- the dgt gene encoding dGTPase translates to MEKIDFRNKINWHRRYRSPQGVKSEHEILRIFESDRGRIINSPAIRRLQQKTQVFPLERNAAVRTRLTHSLEVQQVGRYIAKEVLSRLKEQGLLEAYGLAELTGPFESIVEMSCLMHDIGNPPFGHFGEAAINDWFSQRLFPADAENLPVTQDRCTVQTLRLQEGEEALNALRGNVRRDLCHFEGNAQGIRLVHTLLRMNLTWAQVGGILKYTRPAWHHGPVPETHSYLMKKPGFYLSEDQYISRLRKELQLETYSRFPLAWIMEAADDISYCVADLEDAVEKRIFSVDQLYQHLYDAWGEHAPGDLFNLVVQNAWDKSGTNQLHHSAEDQFFMYLRVNTLNRLAPYAAQRFIDNLPEVFNGSFNHALLEDDSPYSRLLELYKNVAVRHVFNHPDVEQLELQGYRVISGLLDIYRPLLSLTLAQFRELVEKESVRSLPIESRLYHKLSSRHRLAYIEAVSHLHPQAADFPVWEYYYRCRLIQDYISGMTDLYAWDEYRKLMAVE, encoded by the coding sequence ATGGAGAAAATCGATTTCCGAAACAAAATCAACTGGCATCGCCGGTATCGCTCGCCGCAGGGCGTGAAGAGTGAACACGAGATCCTGCGCATCTTTGAAAGCGATCGCGGCCGCATTATCAACTCGCCCGCGATCCGCCGCCTGCAACAGAAAACCCAGGTTTTTCCCCTTGAGCGCAACGCCGCGGTGCGCACGCGCCTTACACATTCGCTGGAAGTGCAACAGGTCGGGCGTTATATCGCCAAAGAAGTGTTGAGCCGCCTGAAAGAGCAGGGGCTGCTTGAGGCGTATGGCCTGGCGGAGCTGACCGGGCCGTTTGAGAGCATTGTGGAGATGTCGTGCCTGATGCATGACATCGGCAATCCGCCGTTCGGTCATTTCGGCGAAGCGGCGATTAATGACTGGTTCAGCCAGCGGCTCTTTCCGGCGGATGCCGAAAACCTGCCCGTAACCCAGGACCGCTGCACGGTGCAGACGCTGCGCCTCCAGGAGGGCGAAGAGGCGCTTAACGCCCTGCGCGGCAATGTGCGCCGGGATTTGTGTCATTTCGAGGGTAACGCGCAGGGAATACGGCTGGTGCATACGCTGCTGCGCATGAATCTTACCTGGGCTCAGGTGGGCGGTATTCTCAAATATACGCGCCCGGCCTGGCACCACGGCCCGGTGCCGGAAACCCACAGCTACCTGATGAAAAAGCCGGGGTTTTATCTCTCCGAAGATCAATATATTTCGAGGTTGCGTAAAGAACTGCAATTAGAGACTTACAGTCGCTTCCCGCTCGCCTGGATTATGGAAGCGGCGGACGATATTTCTTATTGCGTGGCGGATCTCGAAGATGCGGTGGAAAAACGCATTTTCAGCGTCGATCAGTTATATCAGCATCTCTATGACGCCTGGGGCGAACATGCGCCGGGCGATCTCTTTAATCTGGTCGTGCAAAACGCCTGGGATAAATCGGGCACTAATCAATTACACCACAGCGCGGAAGATCAGTTTTTTATGTATCTGCGCGTCAATACGTTAAATCGCCTGGCGCCATACGCCGCCCAGCGCTTTATTGATAATTTGCCTGAAGTCTTTAACGGCTCGTTTAATCACGCGCTGCTCGAAGATGACAGCCCGTACAGCCGCCTGCTGGAGCTGTATAAAAATGTCGCGGTGCGTCATGTATTTAACCACCCTGACGTTGAGCAGCTGGAGTTGCAGGGTTATCGGGTCATTAGCGGGCTACTGGATATTTATCGCCCGCTGCTCTCGCTGACGCTGGCGCAATTTCGCGAGCTGGTGGAAAAAGAGAGCGTGCGGTCGCTGCCGATTGAATCGCGCCTTTACCATAAACTCTCTTCCCGGCACCGGCTGGCTTATATCGAGGCCGTGAGCCATTTGCATCCGCAGGCGGCGGATTTCCCGGTTTGGGAATATTATTATCGTTGCCGACTCATTCAGGACTATATCAGCGGCATGACCGATCTCTATGCCTGGGATGAATATCGCAAACTGATGGCGGTAGAATAA